The Dermacentor silvarum isolate Dsil-2018 unplaced genomic scaffold, BIME_Dsil_1.4 Seq13919, whole genome shotgun sequence nucleotide sequence TTACCAAATTTTTTTGCAAAGAAGGAAGTTCCGCCAACTAAATCCACAGTAGGATGGTGACTGTGTATGGCAGTGAATGTCATTCATATGCTACAGTGACTGGGTGGTTCAATGAGTTTAAATGTGGCCATGTGCACGTGGACGACCCAAGGTCAGGGTGGCCGATCACTTCAAACGATTTGGACCATTCAGCCTCAGCAGAGAGCCTTATCATAAATAATCGCCGAATCAAGGTGCCCGAAGTTGCCGGAGAATTGAACATTTCTTATGGCAGTGCTTTCATTATCATCCACAATGATCTGGGTAGGTCGAAGGTTTCGGCACGATTGGTGCCACGGAACCTCTCAGCGCAAGATCGACACCCGCGTGCCTTCATCAAGGCAACTTTTGCACCGCTATTCAAGCGACCCAGAAATTTTCTGTCCAGCCTTGTGACTGGGGATGAGACATGGCTGTATCATTGGGACCTAGAAACAAAACAGCAGTCTGTGCAGTGGAGGAATTCGGGGTCCCCTCCCCGAAAAAGCTCAAGACCCAACGCTCAGGGAGGAAAGTGATGACACTTTTTTAGAACGCAAAGGAGTATCTTGAAAACATAAGACAGTTACAGGCAAATACTACGCCAACGTTCTTCGAAAACTGCCTAAAGCCATCGTGGAAAAACGCCAAATATTACTGACAAGAGGTGTCCTCCTCCTGCACGACAACGCCCCGATTCACAGGTCTCGTGTTGCCCAGGCTGCCATTCGAAAGTGTGGTTTCGAACAGCTGGATCACCCACCCTACAGTCCCGACCTGGCCCCGAGTGACTTTTATTTATTTCCGAATGTGAAGAAACACCACGACAAGGGAACAAGGTTTGATGACTTCAACTCTCTTCAAACTGCCGCAGAGGAGTGGCCTCGCAAccaggaagttttttttttttttgcaaggtatCAAAAGCCTTCCAGGAAAATGGGAGAAGTGCATTAGTGTGAGGGGAGATTAtgttgaaaaaaattttttttccaagGTCTGACAGTCTTCCCGATATGCGAGTTGCAAAACTTTTTGATCACCCCCCGTAGTTTGCTTTTAGACACTGTGCACGGAGCTTAATTCCGTTACAACTGGTCAATTCAAttccaagtcatgcatttacactTATGCAAATGACTTTGTTCAACATTAAACCATCGATAAATTTCGTAAACCTGTTGAAAGAAGCACAACTTCGTCCGATTGGTTGTTATTCCCTTCACACTGTCTCAATTTTCACCGGCCGGGGTTTGAGACTACCTACAGGCAGCGGTGTCGGTTGCATTCTTAAGCCCAGCCCTACTTCCAATACTGCGACCAACAAACAAGAGCCAGTCATCGGACCCAGACGACCTAACCACACGGATCAGCGTACGAAAAGAAAAGGTACACCCCGACTCGCACGCAGCACTCTCATTTGCTTTTATCCCAAGGGACACTGACCAGGTAACTTCACAGTTTTCTCTCGTTCTATCAGTGCACAATATGCATATTTAGCTTCTGAAAGGACAACAGACGTTATCGTTCATATATTGTGGGATGCTATGCGATACACTGCAACACGAGTCGCAGCACAGAATTGCCTATGAAGGTCGAAAATAGTCAAGTATCTTACCTGTAACAGTGCAGCAATGCCGTGCACAAGTGCTTGCAGCTTTTGGAGAGGCCTGATAGGCACAAACACTTGCCTTCTCAATAGCAGGCTTGCTTGAAAGGCTCTTGTCTTTATAAAAATCTCATATGGCTCGCCGAGCAAGCCGCACGTCTGCACGCACAGTGCAATTATTTCTGCGGTTTCATCATTGAAATCCTTCAGACCAATTATTATAAGGTAACTAAGCAAGGATCCTTTCGGCTCACCTCAATtcgacacaatagagaaacttgATCACAGCACCGAGCAAAAGAACCGGCATGACACTGGATATCGTACCCATCTTTGATTTTTTcgacagtgttgccagcacaagtTGCTAATGAAACTATCCAAAAGTCATGGAAGTCACTCCGGACCGAGAATAGGCACCGGCGGCCGTCGTAAGGAGCCAGCAGCATggcggcgatatgctggcgaacagtgTCGCGAACGGCAGCTgccaaagcactggcatgtgaagcagacaacggacgaaggcgctcggtgcttccagtgatttggcacagcgggttttaagggctgacgcaccggaaaacgcattttcgtgtgtctgcttttgagaaaggtcgtcacttgtacgaggcagatcacattcgtggcatcaggcagtacataaagcagaaaacgagcgcaaattgcgatgcaaatgcaccacgcgaacggagctcaccgtggcaagctaagacgtggaactccagcagttatattccaaatgttattttgctttgcgctttaacattaccgcgtatctgatcatggaaatatgcgaatgacacaaaaataatggacagaaaaaaaaaggagacatacgtcttccttattctgtttcttgagctgcttcgccgatcgcacatgtgtcagtaacttcccgctctctgtccgttgtagttcttttatctttgcaatgcttccccattcttaattgcttataaactagcccaatcttcagtcacggcccattttaaatagcttagcacgacgggagccgtcggtggcggtgagtgtgaacacgccactgcgctggcgttcgccgtcgatgcacagcacagtcgtgtgacggacgcaaccagagttgggaattgctaggaacgaAATCTGacacactgataagacggcaaaatgactacaaatctgagtgttcgccttcggtacccaagctccggagccgttacactgcggaggcgaagacaggcaattGTGGTACACGAAGCTCTTGCATATGAAcagctcttttattaacgttagaactacATCATAGCacatcagcgtcggaaatgtacagtgcctagcgattgaagcgctgacagcgcggctgccgccgttttttttttcatgccacaggtgagcgccgtgggaacAAATGCACTCATAATATGTTGcaaaggttctcgctttcactctacaccacaatgctcagtttggtgtccccagcgcttacagtcagtgcaaaagcgctggcgaccatgcgattcgagtatcgcgtttcaattgccgagcattgaacgcgctgttgcctacagactgcacatatacagactttccgcctgaaaaaggCGATGCCGCGATGGACAACGgttaaattgaatggcctaaccagcttaaGTCATGTTTTAGTAACTGtttgtgcacccaaaaacgcaacatgtttgatcattTTGggttcacggcagcgcctgctgcgtgCGGCCCAGCCGCCACATgtcattacattcgcggcgcctccgcatgaaggcgccaccggtccaaattcatcccgcgcccggtgcctataccgCCCCAGTGGCGTAGTCGGCGCACCATGTTGCATACCACGTACCGCTGACATGACGCCTTGTTCACATCGCAGCATGCTAGCTGTTCCCTTCAACCGCGTCACCATTTTGCCGGTTTCCTGACAATATGAGGGAACCAAAAAGCAGAAGCGAAAGATCACATTGGAACAGGAGGAGGCTATCGTAAAGGCTATCGCGCAGTAAAGGGCAATATTCAATATCGATAAtattggctcccccttcaacttcaaTATAAAGAGGTTTGAGTGAACTATCTGAACGAACTTATTTTAAAATCGTGGTGTGGCACCTGCAGGCCTTATGGCCTTTGCAAACTGAGGACTAGTGTACTGTACTTCCTGAATAGTGTGGATTTCCTCAAGACATGAAAGGATAGTCACATTGCAACTATATAAAGCTATTCAGCATATAGTGCTGTGTGGCAAGGACGATAGCAGCCCTTGTTGGATTAAAACTAAGCAGATACAACAATTGCATGAAAAACTGTCATTTGTTTAGGTTGCACTACTTTCAATTTTGAAATGTGGACTCCTAATTGTGTGAAAATTAGGAGTCAATGCATTTTGATATGAATCAATGTCCTTGCTATtagattcgagaattcactattcaaATCTGAAATTCATTTCAATTCCAATGCAAGGGAGGGAGGAAGACCGACACATGTTGGTACTGTTCGGAATGATCCTGCAGCAGGAGAGCTGCACTTGTAGCACAGACCCACAGTTTCTTTAGCCAACCCAAGGGGCAGATAACTTCTGTTGAATTCCCAGTTATTTAACAATTCCTTGCTTTTTGGCAGCCTACAATTTTAGTCTCAATTTACTAGGCAAATCTATTTACTATTTGGCCAGTCACCATGTTTCCATCCCAACAAAACAATGTGCAGTGCTGTAGTATCACATTTTTCTCTGTTGACCATATGCCTGGTAACAGTATAACATGCATGTATCAAGCAATATAATTCATGCTTTCTTAACAAGCAGATTCCATGCAATATGTTATATTTAATTTTGTATTGATTATAGTATTTCAGTATTTGGATATCCCCAATTTTATCCAATGCAATGGGAAGCATGAATGCAAGGGCCACTGGAAGTTTTCATACCACACCTATTAATTGTGCACATTAGCACTACCATGTCGAAAATTCGCCTTGTATGACTATTTTGTCCCCACTGCCATGGTCCTAACTAGCAGAAATTTCTTCGACTCCTTGGCACTGAGGCAGCAATCAATATCAAGGCAGCAAGACTGtccatatgaatgaaaaaaatcaTCTGCTGTTTTGTTCCTGCAGTTAAACACCAGGAAGATTCTTCACTGCTTAGCATAGAGGAATGAACTCATATTTATGTAATTACTCTAATTACTGCCTGAATATTGATCAGCTGTCACACATGCACAGCAAGATCACCTTGTGCGTGAAGCCTGCAACATCAAAAGCCACACCAGCATTATGGCTGAACCAGACACTGTAGGGAGGTTGCACATTGTGCCCAGCATCACCAAATTTTAAGTtcaggcaggaaaaaaaaataggcTTGTAAATGTACTGTCGCTGTTGGGTTCACCAGTGTGTCAGCAGCAAAGAAATATTTTgtgcaactgaaaaaaaatgttgGTTCGTGCTCCAAACCAAGACTCCGAGCCACAGTTTCAAAGCCTGGTATAATTTTTATTGGCCTACTTGACATGGGTGGATGACTGGCTCTGGCTATGAGAAGCGGAGCGGCGTCGACGGATCTTATCCTATCTGCCTCTTCTCTTGGCTTCCTTGGCCCTCTGTGCCAGGAGGCGGGCGTAGTCGGCGCCTCCTCCTTACGCTTTTGGGTGCGCCTCTTCTTGAGAGCTACACGGCGACGCTTGTGCTGCAGCATGGCCGGCGTGATGAGGCGCTGGATCTTGGGCGCTTTGGAGCGTTGCTTCTTGCCCTCCTTCTGGGGCAGTGGGCGGCGCACGACGTACTGCCTCACATCATCCTCCTTGGACAAGTTGTACAACTTGCGGATCTTGCTAGCCCGCTTGGGCCCGAGACGGCGTGGAAGTGTCGTGTCAGTCAGGCCTGGTATTTCCTGCTCGCCCTTCTTCTTGACCACCAAGCTGATGACACTGAGGTTGGAGTCAACAATGCAGCCGCGCACCGACTTGCGCTTGCGCTCGCCAGTACGCCGTGGTCGGTAGCACGAGTGGCCCTTGGACAGGAGCAGTCGCACACGTCCAGCAGTCAGCACACCCTGCTTCATGGGAAATCCCTGCTTGTCGTTGCCTCCAGAGATGCGTACTACGTAACCCTGCAAGCCAAAGGTGCATGAAACTTAGTGCTATTCAATTTCAAAGCCCAACCATGAACCCACAGAATATCACACGATTCACAAGCAATTGGATAGTTATAAAGGCATGCAAATTGTAATGTATTTCTTGAGTGTTAAAAAACAAGTTTGAAACATTCTCAAGAAAGACCATACTGCATCAAAGAAAAGGCTTAGTTATCTGGCTCGTAAAGCAAAGGAATGTGCAAAATAATGTACACAGGCTTTGTGTGTTGTGAAGCCATTCCAAGCAGTTTTTGCAAATTCTGTTATGACCATGTCATGAGCAGCATGTCAAGTAACTTTTAGCTAAATTTGAAGAACTTAACTGGCTTCCTATTTTTCATAAATCAGGTTAATTCCACCACACAAATTCAGCTATGCTAGTTTATTGCAAGGTTGTGTGCAGTGCAGAGATGATTACTGCGTAGGTTTTGCAAGTGATAACTGGGCTGGGATAAGGTAAAAATATTTTATTCCGTTATTCCAAATCCACCAATAGCCCTCCATTATAGGACAAAACGGTTTGGGCCCCACTCATATGGGCTGGGAACGAGCAATTTTGGCCCATCACAGAGGGCTGAtggtggatttggaataaaaacagattggaaatTTTACATTATCCCGGTACAGGTTTCTTTGCATGGCATTTGGTGGCCAGATACTGTACAATATCCCTAAAGTGATTTCTGAAAAACGATAAAGTCCATGGTTCGACAGCACCATCCCCATATTCAACCCTCCAACCTCAGATATCCATGATAGCACGATCCTTGTGCAGTTCTCAGAAATAGTATTTGCATCCATCGCACATCCAAGAAATTTTCATAAAGGAGACAAACACTGCTCCCAACCATGGTTGCAATTTACAGTGAGACCAACAGTTCAGGTCTGCACCGCTTTTCATACAATCTGGCAGTGAATGTTTGTCTCCTAGCTGCCTGATCAATAAGGTTTAAAGTCACAAAGCAGCACAGGGCTATGTGAGTAGTGGAGGGGTTCGAATTATCTTTGATAAATGGCAGTTCAACACAACCAAATGTTTGACGACATGCATTTTTGCACCCACTGAAACATGACCACAATGACAAGTAATCCAATCTGCGACCTTATGCTGCACAGaaccccatagccactgagcaagtATGCCTTAACTGTTCTCAGGCATAAAAATGTGAAGATGCCATAAACTCAAATCTAAACCCACTTACAGTTGAATGCCTCAAAAATGAAATGTGACCTGTCTAATGAAGGATTCTGTATGTCCTGGCCTAATTATCTTTCACGTGTATTGTGAACACGTTTATAGTGAAGACCAGTACAAATCTGCTTGCACAACGAAAAAAGTTCAGCATCCCTGACGTCGCTACCACTGCTCCAGACTCCACTCGTGTGCCCACACAACACAGACCACACCCGAGGTTTCGTACTCAGCAGTAGATACGCCGCCCTCCTTCACTTaatgcaaagaaagaaaattaagaTGTCACTGAGTGGACGAACAAGCACTGACGAGTGGCACAGCATGGCCAGCTGGCAAAAACAGCCACTTTAGGCACAACGACCTTCCCATTCCCACTTGGCAGCAGCAAGCTATAGGAACTAGCTGTGGAAACCTACACAGGCAATAGTGGCATACAATGCTCTACAGCTGTATGTTGCATAGCTCCTTAGTTACGCTGCATAGTGTGTCGTGAACCTAGATGCCATAAAGTCAGCTGGAGTCGCAC carries:
- the LOC119434628 gene encoding LOW QUALITY PROTEIN: 40S ribosomal protein S6 (The sequence of the model RefSeq protein was modified relative to this genomic sequence to represent the inferred CDS: inserted 1 base in 1 codon), with the translated sequence MFDDCMLISFFPPLPFSSNIYPATGCQKLIEVDDEKKVRIFYEKRMGQEVEADALGDEWKGYVVRISGGNDKQGFPMKQGVLTAGRVRLLLSKGHSCYRPRRTGERKRKSVRGCIVDSNLSVISLVVKKKGEQEIPGLTDTTLPRRLGPKRASKIRKLYNLSKEDDVRQYVVRRPLPQKEGKKQRSKAPKIQRLITPAMLQHKRRRVALKKRRTQKRKEEXADYARLLAQRAKEAKRRGR